A section of the Macaca thibetana thibetana isolate TM-01 chromosome 10, ASM2454274v1, whole genome shotgun sequence genome encodes:
- the SLC2A10 gene encoding solute carrier family 2, facilitated glucose transporter member 10 isoform X2: protein MAAEAPVITLAFQARGRPPPLLPLCASVSLLGGLTFGYELAVISGALLPLQLDFGLSCLEQEFLVGSLLLGALLASLVGGFLIDCYGRKQAILGSNLVLLAGSLTLGLAGSLTWLVLGRSVVGFAISLSSMACCIYVSELVGPRQRGVLVSLYEAGITVGILLSYALNYALAGTPWGWRHMFGWATAPALLQSLSLLFLPAGADETAAHKDLIPLQGGEAPKLGLGRPRYSFLDLFRARDNMRGRTTVGLGLVLFQQLTGQPNVLCYASTIFSSVGFHGGSSAMLASVGLGAVKVAATLTAMGLVDRAGRRALLLAGCAFMALSVSGIGLVSFAVPMDSGPSCLAVPNATGQMGLPEDSGLLRDSSLPPMPRTNEDQREPILSTVKKTKPHPRSGDPSAPPQPALSSALPGPPLPTQGHALLRWTALLCLMVFVSAFSFGFGPVTWLVLSEIYPVEIRGRAFAFCNSFNWAANLFISLSFLDLIGTIGLSWTFLLYGLTAVLGLGFIYLFVPETKGQSLAEIDQQFQKRRFALSFGHRQNSTGIQYSRIEVSAAS from the exons ATGGCTGCTGAAGCTCCAGTCATCACACTTGCATTCCAGGCAAGAG GCCGCCCCCCACCTCTACTGCCCTTGTGTGCCTCTGTGTCTTTGCTGGGTGGCCTGACCTTTGGTTATGAACTGGCAGTCATATCAGGTGCCCTGCTGCCACTGCAGCTTGACTTTGGGCTAAGCTGCTTGGAGCAGGAGTTCCTGGTGGGCAGCCTGCTTCTGGGAGCTCTCCTTGCCTCCCTGGTTGGTGGCTTCCTCATTGACTGCTATGGCAGGAAGCAAGCCATCCTCGGGAGCAACTTGGTGCTGCTGGCAGGCAGCCTGACCCTGGGCCTGGCTGGTTCCCTGACCTGGCTGGTCCTGGGCCGCTCTGTGGTTGGCTTCGCCATTTCCCTCTCCTCCATGGCCTGCTGTATCTATGTGTCAGAGCTCGTGGGACCACGGCAGCGGGGAGTGCTGGTGTCCCTCTATGAGGCAGGAATCACCGTGGGCATCCTGCTCTCCTATGCCCTCAACTACGCACTGGCTGGTACCCCCTGGGGATGGAGACATATGTTCGGCTGGGCCACCGCACCTGCTCTCCTGCAGTCCctcagcctcctcttcctccctgctgGTGCAGATGAGACTGCAGCACACAAGGACCTCATCCCACTCCAGGGAGGTGAGGCCCCCAAGCTGGGCCTGGGGAGGCCACGGTACTCCTTTCTGGACCTCTTCAGGGCACGGGATAACATGCGAGGCCGGACCACAGTGGGCCTGGGGCTGGTGCTCTTCCAGCAACTAACAGGGCAGCCCAACGTGCTATGCTATGCCTCCACCATCTTCAGCTCTGTCGGCTTCCATGGGGGATCCTCAGCCATGTTGGCTTCTGTGGGGCTTGGCGCAGTGAAGGTGGCAGCTACCCTGACCGCCATGGGGCTGGTGGACCGTGCAGGCCGCAGGGCTCTGTTGCTAGCTGGCTGTGCCTTCATGGCCCTGTCTGTCAGCGGCATAGGCCTCGTCAGCTTTGCCGTGCCCATGGACTCAGGCCCAAGCTGCCTGGCTGTGCCCAATGCCACTGGGCAGATGGGCCTCCCTGAAGACTCTGGCCTGCTGCGGGACTCCTCTCTACCTCCCATGCCAAGGACCAATGAGGACCAAAGGGAGCCAATCTTGTCCACTGTTAAGAAAACCAAGCCCCATCCCAGATCTGGAGACCCCTCAGCCCCTCCTCAGCCGGCCCTGAGCTCTGCCCTCCCTGGGCCCCCTCTGCCCACCCAGGGACATGCACTGCTGCGCTGGACTGCGCTCCTCTGCCTGATGGTCTTTGTCAGTGCCTTTTCCTTTGGGTTTGGGCCAG TGACCTGGCTTGTTCTCAGCGAGATCTACCCTGTGGAGATACGAGGAAGAGCCTTCGCCTTCTGCAACAGCTTCAACTGGGCAGCCAATCTCTTCATCAGCCTCTCCTTCCTTGATCTCATTG GCACCATCGGCTTGTCCTGGACCTTCCTGCTCTACGGACTGACCGCTGTCCTCGGCCTGGGcttcatctatttatttgttcCTGAAACAAAAGGCCAGTCATTGGCAGAGATAGACCAGCAGTTCCAGAAGAGACG
- the SLC2A10 gene encoding solute carrier family 2, facilitated glucose transporter member 10 isoform X1 has product MSVCSLHPHGYPQPCSKMAAEAPVITLAFQARGRPPPLLPLCASVSLLGGLTFGYELAVISGALLPLQLDFGLSCLEQEFLVGSLLLGALLASLVGGFLIDCYGRKQAILGSNLVLLAGSLTLGLAGSLTWLVLGRSVVGFAISLSSMACCIYVSELVGPRQRGVLVSLYEAGITVGILLSYALNYALAGTPWGWRHMFGWATAPALLQSLSLLFLPAGADETAAHKDLIPLQGGEAPKLGLGRPRYSFLDLFRARDNMRGRTTVGLGLVLFQQLTGQPNVLCYASTIFSSVGFHGGSSAMLASVGLGAVKVAATLTAMGLVDRAGRRALLLAGCAFMALSVSGIGLVSFAVPMDSGPSCLAVPNATGQMGLPEDSGLLRDSSLPPMPRTNEDQREPILSTVKKTKPHPRSGDPSAPPQPALSSALPGPPLPTQGHALLRWTALLCLMVFVSAFSFGFGPVTWLVLSEIYPVEIRGRAFAFCNSFNWAANLFISLSFLDLIGTIGLSWTFLLYGLTAVLGLGFIYLFVPETKGQSLAEIDQQFQKRRFALSFGHRQNSTGIQYSRIEVSAAS; this is encoded by the exons ATGTCGGTGTGTAGCTTGCATCCTCATGGTTACCCCCAACCATGTTCCAAGATGGCTGCTGAAGCTCCAGTCATCACACTTGCATTCCAGGCAAGAG GCCGCCCCCCACCTCTACTGCCCTTGTGTGCCTCTGTGTCTTTGCTGGGTGGCCTGACCTTTGGTTATGAACTGGCAGTCATATCAGGTGCCCTGCTGCCACTGCAGCTTGACTTTGGGCTAAGCTGCTTGGAGCAGGAGTTCCTGGTGGGCAGCCTGCTTCTGGGAGCTCTCCTTGCCTCCCTGGTTGGTGGCTTCCTCATTGACTGCTATGGCAGGAAGCAAGCCATCCTCGGGAGCAACTTGGTGCTGCTGGCAGGCAGCCTGACCCTGGGCCTGGCTGGTTCCCTGACCTGGCTGGTCCTGGGCCGCTCTGTGGTTGGCTTCGCCATTTCCCTCTCCTCCATGGCCTGCTGTATCTATGTGTCAGAGCTCGTGGGACCACGGCAGCGGGGAGTGCTGGTGTCCCTCTATGAGGCAGGAATCACCGTGGGCATCCTGCTCTCCTATGCCCTCAACTACGCACTGGCTGGTACCCCCTGGGGATGGAGACATATGTTCGGCTGGGCCACCGCACCTGCTCTCCTGCAGTCCctcagcctcctcttcctccctgctgGTGCAGATGAGACTGCAGCACACAAGGACCTCATCCCACTCCAGGGAGGTGAGGCCCCCAAGCTGGGCCTGGGGAGGCCACGGTACTCCTTTCTGGACCTCTTCAGGGCACGGGATAACATGCGAGGCCGGACCACAGTGGGCCTGGGGCTGGTGCTCTTCCAGCAACTAACAGGGCAGCCCAACGTGCTATGCTATGCCTCCACCATCTTCAGCTCTGTCGGCTTCCATGGGGGATCCTCAGCCATGTTGGCTTCTGTGGGGCTTGGCGCAGTGAAGGTGGCAGCTACCCTGACCGCCATGGGGCTGGTGGACCGTGCAGGCCGCAGGGCTCTGTTGCTAGCTGGCTGTGCCTTCATGGCCCTGTCTGTCAGCGGCATAGGCCTCGTCAGCTTTGCCGTGCCCATGGACTCAGGCCCAAGCTGCCTGGCTGTGCCCAATGCCACTGGGCAGATGGGCCTCCCTGAAGACTCTGGCCTGCTGCGGGACTCCTCTCTACCTCCCATGCCAAGGACCAATGAGGACCAAAGGGAGCCAATCTTGTCCACTGTTAAGAAAACCAAGCCCCATCCCAGATCTGGAGACCCCTCAGCCCCTCCTCAGCCGGCCCTGAGCTCTGCCCTCCCTGGGCCCCCTCTGCCCACCCAGGGACATGCACTGCTGCGCTGGACTGCGCTCCTCTGCCTGATGGTCTTTGTCAGTGCCTTTTCCTTTGGGTTTGGGCCAG TGACCTGGCTTGTTCTCAGCGAGATCTACCCTGTGGAGATACGAGGAAGAGCCTTCGCCTTCTGCAACAGCTTCAACTGGGCAGCCAATCTCTTCATCAGCCTCTCCTTCCTTGATCTCATTG GCACCATCGGCTTGTCCTGGACCTTCCTGCTCTACGGACTGACCGCTGTCCTCGGCCTGGGcttcatctatttatttgttcCTGAAACAAAAGGCCAGTCATTGGCAGAGATAGACCAGCAGTTCCAGAAGAGACG
- the SLC2A10 gene encoding solute carrier family 2, facilitated glucose transporter member 10 isoform X3: MSVCSLHPHGYPQPCSKMAAEAPVITLAFQARGRPPPLLPLCASVSLLGGLTFGYELAVISGALLPLQLDFGLSCLEQEFLVGSLLLGALLASLVGGFLIDCYGRKQAILGSNLVLLAGSLTLGLAGSLTWLVLGRSVVGFAISLSSMACCIYVSELVGPRQRGVLVSLYEAGITVGILLSYALNYALAGTPWGWRHMFGWATAPALLQSLSLLFLPAGADETAAHKDLIPLQGGEAPKLGLGRPRYSFLDLFRARDNMRGRTTVGLGLVLFQQLTGQPNVLCYASTIFSSVGFHGGSSAMLASVGLGAVKVAATLTAMGLVDRAGRRALLLAGCAFMALSVSGIGLVSFAVPMDSGPSCLAVPNATGQMGLPEDSGLLRDSSLPPMPRTNEDQREPILSTVKKTKPHPRSGDPSAPPQPALSSALPGPPLPTQGHALLRWTALLCLMVFVSAFSFGFGPGPRSHHSPGALLLSHPSDLACSQRDLPCGDTRKSLRLLQQLQLGSQSLHQPLLP, from the exons ATGTCGGTGTGTAGCTTGCATCCTCATGGTTACCCCCAACCATGTTCCAAGATGGCTGCTGAAGCTCCAGTCATCACACTTGCATTCCAGGCAAGAG GCCGCCCCCCACCTCTACTGCCCTTGTGTGCCTCTGTGTCTTTGCTGGGTGGCCTGACCTTTGGTTATGAACTGGCAGTCATATCAGGTGCCCTGCTGCCACTGCAGCTTGACTTTGGGCTAAGCTGCTTGGAGCAGGAGTTCCTGGTGGGCAGCCTGCTTCTGGGAGCTCTCCTTGCCTCCCTGGTTGGTGGCTTCCTCATTGACTGCTATGGCAGGAAGCAAGCCATCCTCGGGAGCAACTTGGTGCTGCTGGCAGGCAGCCTGACCCTGGGCCTGGCTGGTTCCCTGACCTGGCTGGTCCTGGGCCGCTCTGTGGTTGGCTTCGCCATTTCCCTCTCCTCCATGGCCTGCTGTATCTATGTGTCAGAGCTCGTGGGACCACGGCAGCGGGGAGTGCTGGTGTCCCTCTATGAGGCAGGAATCACCGTGGGCATCCTGCTCTCCTATGCCCTCAACTACGCACTGGCTGGTACCCCCTGGGGATGGAGACATATGTTCGGCTGGGCCACCGCACCTGCTCTCCTGCAGTCCctcagcctcctcttcctccctgctgGTGCAGATGAGACTGCAGCACACAAGGACCTCATCCCACTCCAGGGAGGTGAGGCCCCCAAGCTGGGCCTGGGGAGGCCACGGTACTCCTTTCTGGACCTCTTCAGGGCACGGGATAACATGCGAGGCCGGACCACAGTGGGCCTGGGGCTGGTGCTCTTCCAGCAACTAACAGGGCAGCCCAACGTGCTATGCTATGCCTCCACCATCTTCAGCTCTGTCGGCTTCCATGGGGGATCCTCAGCCATGTTGGCTTCTGTGGGGCTTGGCGCAGTGAAGGTGGCAGCTACCCTGACCGCCATGGGGCTGGTGGACCGTGCAGGCCGCAGGGCTCTGTTGCTAGCTGGCTGTGCCTTCATGGCCCTGTCTGTCAGCGGCATAGGCCTCGTCAGCTTTGCCGTGCCCATGGACTCAGGCCCAAGCTGCCTGGCTGTGCCCAATGCCACTGGGCAGATGGGCCTCCCTGAAGACTCTGGCCTGCTGCGGGACTCCTCTCTACCTCCCATGCCAAGGACCAATGAGGACCAAAGGGAGCCAATCTTGTCCACTGTTAAGAAAACCAAGCCCCATCCCAGATCTGGAGACCCCTCAGCCCCTCCTCAGCCGGCCCTGAGCTCTGCCCTCCCTGGGCCCCCTCTGCCCACCCAGGGACATGCACTGCTGCGCTGGACTGCGCTCCTCTGCCTGATGGTCTTTGTCAGTGCCTTTTCCTTTGGGTTTGGGCCAG GCCCCAGGTCCCACCACAGCCCAGGAGCCCTCCTGCTCTCCCACCCTAGTGACCTGGCTTGTTCTCAGCGAGATCTACCCTGTGGAGATACGAGGAAGAGCCTTCGCCTTCTGCAACAGCTTCAACTGGGCAGCCAATCTCTTCATCAGCCTCTCCTTCCTTGA
- the SLC2A10 gene encoding solute carrier family 2, facilitated glucose transporter member 10 isoform X4 yields the protein MSVCSLHPHGYPQPCSKMAAEAPVITLAFQARGRPPPLLPLCASVSLLGGLTFGYELAVISGALLPLQLDFGLSCLEQEFLVGSLLLGALLASLVGGFLIDCYGRKQAILGSNLVLLAGSLTLGLAGSLTWLVLGRSVVGFAISLSSMACCIYVSELVGPRQRGVLVSLYEAGITVGILLSYALNYALAGTPWGWRHMFGWATAPALLQSLSLLFLPAGADETAAHKDLIPLQGGEAPKLGLGRPRYSFLDLFRARDNMRGRTTVGLGLVLFQQLTGQPNVLCYASTIFSSVGFHGGSSAMLASVGLGAVKVAATLTAMGLVDRAGRRALLLAGCAFMALSVSGIGLVSFAVPMDSGPSCLAVPNATGQMGLPEDSGLLRDSSLPPMPRTNEDQREPILSTVKKTKPHPRSGDPSAPPQPALSSALPGPPLPTQGHALLRWTALLCLMVFVSAFSFGFGPGSPTHLSFRSLKAWIAHNWKEFNE from the exons ATGTCGGTGTGTAGCTTGCATCCTCATGGTTACCCCCAACCATGTTCCAAGATGGCTGCTGAAGCTCCAGTCATCACACTTGCATTCCAGGCAAGAG GCCGCCCCCCACCTCTACTGCCCTTGTGTGCCTCTGTGTCTTTGCTGGGTGGCCTGACCTTTGGTTATGAACTGGCAGTCATATCAGGTGCCCTGCTGCCACTGCAGCTTGACTTTGGGCTAAGCTGCTTGGAGCAGGAGTTCCTGGTGGGCAGCCTGCTTCTGGGAGCTCTCCTTGCCTCCCTGGTTGGTGGCTTCCTCATTGACTGCTATGGCAGGAAGCAAGCCATCCTCGGGAGCAACTTGGTGCTGCTGGCAGGCAGCCTGACCCTGGGCCTGGCTGGTTCCCTGACCTGGCTGGTCCTGGGCCGCTCTGTGGTTGGCTTCGCCATTTCCCTCTCCTCCATGGCCTGCTGTATCTATGTGTCAGAGCTCGTGGGACCACGGCAGCGGGGAGTGCTGGTGTCCCTCTATGAGGCAGGAATCACCGTGGGCATCCTGCTCTCCTATGCCCTCAACTACGCACTGGCTGGTACCCCCTGGGGATGGAGACATATGTTCGGCTGGGCCACCGCACCTGCTCTCCTGCAGTCCctcagcctcctcttcctccctgctgGTGCAGATGAGACTGCAGCACACAAGGACCTCATCCCACTCCAGGGAGGTGAGGCCCCCAAGCTGGGCCTGGGGAGGCCACGGTACTCCTTTCTGGACCTCTTCAGGGCACGGGATAACATGCGAGGCCGGACCACAGTGGGCCTGGGGCTGGTGCTCTTCCAGCAACTAACAGGGCAGCCCAACGTGCTATGCTATGCCTCCACCATCTTCAGCTCTGTCGGCTTCCATGGGGGATCCTCAGCCATGTTGGCTTCTGTGGGGCTTGGCGCAGTGAAGGTGGCAGCTACCCTGACCGCCATGGGGCTGGTGGACCGTGCAGGCCGCAGGGCTCTGTTGCTAGCTGGCTGTGCCTTCATGGCCCTGTCTGTCAGCGGCATAGGCCTCGTCAGCTTTGCCGTGCCCATGGACTCAGGCCCAAGCTGCCTGGCTGTGCCCAATGCCACTGGGCAGATGGGCCTCCCTGAAGACTCTGGCCTGCTGCGGGACTCCTCTCTACCTCCCATGCCAAGGACCAATGAGGACCAAAGGGAGCCAATCTTGTCCACTGTTAAGAAAACCAAGCCCCATCCCAGATCTGGAGACCCCTCAGCCCCTCCTCAGCCGGCCCTGAGCTCTGCCCTCCCTGGGCCCCCTCTGCCCACCCAGGGACATGCACTGCTGCGCTGGACTGCGCTCCTCTGCCTGATGGTCTTTGTCAGTGCCTTTTCCTTTGGGTTTGGGCCAG GCTCCCCAACTCATTTGAGCTTCAGGTCCCTTAAAGCCTGGATAGCTCACAACTGGAAGGAATTTAATGAATAG